In one window of Rathayibacter caricis DSM 15933 DNA:
- a CDS encoding phosphoketolase family protein, giving the protein MSILDLLETAPPARWQSRAPQVLSERSLDELDAWWRAANYLSIGQIHLLDNPLLREPLAAAHIKARLLGHWGTTPGLNFVYAHLNRVIRDRDLNAIFVTGPGHGGPGMVANTYLDGTYSEVYDDIDRSTDGMRKLFRQFSFPGGIPSHVAPETPGSIHEGGELGYSLSHAYGAVFDNPDLLVAAVVGDGEAETGPLATSWHGNKFVDPLHDGVVLPILHLNGYKIANPTVLARIPERELEQLMRGYGHTPYLVSGGFDGEDPRDVHRRLATVMDLALNQIAEIKADALSGRLDGRPAWPMIILRTPKGWTCPAFIDGLPAENSWRSHQVPLANVRDNPEHIAVLERWMRSYRPDELFDEAGAPVPLVTALAPEGARRMSANPIANGGLLRRPLHLPDFRDYALDVPSPGATTSSATTVLGTWLRDVIAANPHDFRIFGPDETASNRLQAVFEVTDKQWDAQVRVADRDNHLARSGRVVEMLSEHQCQGWLEGYLLTGRHGLINSYEAFVHIVDSMVNQHAKWLKSSREIAWRRPVSSLNYLLSSHVWRQDHNGTSHQDPGFIDHVMNKKADIVRVYLPFDANTLLSTYDHCLRSVDYINVVVAGKQQEANWLSMPQAIEHCTRGIGVFGWAGSEIAGEEPDVVLACAGDVPTLEVLAAAALLRAEVPTLKVRVVNVVDLMRLQSEGEHPHGLSDADYDAVFTTDKPVIFAYHGYPWLIHRLTYRRHGHANLHVRGFIEEGTTTTPFDMVMLNDLDRYRLVLDVLDRVPGLAAREAGVRQRMQDARLEARAYTREHGVDIPAVAEWSWTGSGPQGATYHRADVHPHGHEAAERAAALQ; this is encoded by the coding sequence ATGAGCATCCTCGATCTCCTCGAGACCGCCCCACCGGCCCGATGGCAGTCACGGGCACCGCAGGTCCTCTCGGAGCGGTCCCTCGACGAGCTGGACGCCTGGTGGCGCGCCGCGAACTATCTGTCGATCGGGCAGATCCACCTCCTCGACAACCCGCTCCTGCGCGAACCTCTCGCCGCCGCTCACATCAAGGCGCGCCTGCTCGGGCACTGGGGGACGACTCCGGGGCTGAACTTCGTCTACGCGCACCTCAATCGCGTCATCCGCGACCGCGATCTGAACGCGATCTTCGTCACCGGCCCGGGCCACGGCGGCCCGGGGATGGTCGCGAACACCTATCTCGACGGCACCTACAGCGAGGTCTACGACGACATCGACCGCAGTACCGACGGGATGCGCAAGCTGTTCCGGCAGTTCTCGTTCCCCGGCGGCATCCCCAGCCACGTCGCTCCGGAGACGCCCGGGTCGATCCACGAGGGCGGCGAGCTCGGCTACTCGCTCTCGCACGCCTACGGCGCCGTCTTCGACAACCCGGACCTGCTCGTCGCGGCTGTCGTCGGCGACGGCGAGGCCGAGACCGGTCCGCTGGCGACGAGCTGGCACGGGAACAAGTTCGTCGACCCGCTGCACGACGGCGTCGTCCTGCCGATCCTGCACCTCAACGGTTACAAGATCGCGAACCCGACCGTCCTCGCCCGCATCCCCGAACGCGAGCTCGAGCAGCTGATGCGCGGCTACGGGCACACCCCGTACCTCGTCTCGGGCGGCTTCGACGGCGAGGATCCGCGCGATGTGCACCGCCGCCTCGCAACGGTGATGGACCTGGCGTTGAACCAGATCGCCGAGATCAAGGCCGATGCGCTGTCGGGGCGACTCGACGGGCGGCCCGCGTGGCCGATGATCATCCTCCGCACCCCGAAGGGCTGGACCTGCCCCGCCTTCATCGACGGCCTGCCCGCCGAGAACAGCTGGCGCTCGCACCAGGTGCCGCTCGCGAACGTCCGCGACAACCCCGAGCACATCGCGGTGCTCGAGCGGTGGATGCGCTCCTACCGGCCCGACGAGCTGTTCGACGAGGCCGGCGCACCCGTGCCGCTCGTCACCGCACTCGCCCCGGAGGGGGCGCGCCGGATGAGCGCGAATCCCATCGCGAACGGCGGGCTGCTGCGGAGGCCGCTGCACCTGCCCGACTTCCGCGACTACGCCCTCGACGTGCCCTCGCCCGGAGCGACGACCAGCTCGGCGACGACGGTGCTCGGCACCTGGCTGCGCGACGTCATCGCCGCGAACCCGCACGACTTCCGCATCTTCGGACCGGACGAGACCGCGTCGAACCGGCTGCAGGCCGTGTTCGAGGTCACCGACAAGCAGTGGGACGCCCAGGTCCGCGTCGCCGACAGGGACAACCACCTCGCGCGCTCCGGCCGCGTCGTCGAGATGCTCAGCGAGCACCAGTGCCAGGGCTGGCTCGAGGGCTACCTGCTCACCGGCCGGCACGGGCTGATCAACTCCTACGAGGCGTTCGTGCACATCGTCGACTCGATGGTCAACCAGCACGCCAAGTGGCTGAAATCGTCTCGCGAGATCGCCTGGCGCCGGCCCGTCTCGTCGCTGAACTACCTGCTCAGCTCCCACGTCTGGCGGCAGGACCACAACGGCACCTCGCACCAGGACCCCGGCTTCATCGACCACGTGATGAACAAGAAGGCCGACATCGTGCGGGTCTACCTGCCGTTCGACGCGAACACCCTGCTCTCGACCTACGACCACTGCCTCCGTTCCGTCGACTACATCAACGTGGTGGTCGCCGGGAAGCAGCAGGAGGCGAACTGGCTGTCGATGCCGCAGGCGATCGAGCACTGCACCCGCGGCATCGGCGTCTTCGGCTGGGCCGGGTCGGAGATCGCGGGGGAGGAGCCCGACGTGGTCCTCGCCTGCGCCGGCGACGTCCCCACCCTCGAGGTCCTCGCCGCCGCGGCCCTGCTGCGCGCCGAGGTGCCGACGCTGAAGGTGCGGGTCGTCAACGTCGTCGACCTGATGCGCCTGCAGAGCGAGGGTGAGCATCCGCACGGGCTCAGCGACGCGGACTACGACGCCGTCTTCACCACCGACAAGCCCGTGATCTTCGCGTACCACGGCTATCCGTGGCTGATCCACCGGCTCACCTACCGCCGGCACGGGCACGCGAACCTGCACGTGCGGGGCTTCATCGAGGAAGGGACCACGACCACTCCGTTCGACATGGTGATGCTGAACGACCTCGACCGGTACCGGCTCGTCCTCGACGTGCTCGACCGGGTACCCGGGTTAGCGGCCCGCGAGGCGGGCGTCCGGCAGCGGATGCAGGACGCGCGACTCGAGGCCCGGGCGTACACGCGTGAGCACGGCGTCGACATCCCGGCCGTCGCCGAATGGAGTTGGACAGGGAGCGGCCCGCAGGGCGCGACCTATCACCGCGCCGATGTCCACCCGCACGGTCACGAGGCGGCTGAGCGGGCTGCCGCGCTCCAGTAG
- a CDS encoding universal stress protein, with product MNAQLVVGWDGSASARRALEWALAQKAESILLVAVVDGLDRYSGNDLSADPRAGGAVSVETAAADAERANPGAVVHSRVLIGHPVEQLARLSGPGTLLVVGDRRRTLLPLRGGWSIGARLAGRAAGPVAIITEDTAGDGSGVLVGIDDSDDARAALAFAASWAARTQQTLHVLHAWRTPFLWNDGVPPETLLGDITAQHAEVLADAVAEARRLHPGLVVEGVEVDGVAARSLLDAASGRALLVVGDGGVSRLERMLIGSVGHDVLVNLAVPTVIVGRRSPAPKPKPKPKPIVEAPARRQAPTRTVVAWGGDAPSRSAVEWALIRETSGSVEVVMIADESASVPDSIAAAEAVALDDRELSRMLEQVSAAAPDVALHGRVVRGFVLHTLAALTRPDTLLVVGTEDREGPRLRFGLSVGAHLPALAHGPFAIVPQTLDPALTGVAVGVDGSAASNAAIVVAAAEAARRGQTLHLVHAWTEPALYDSTFLLDGEFIRSLEADHRSILDAAERVARASGFDVRIETHLVGGDPAHALAHLSPKAATIVIGTRGLSGWRRLVLGSVSRDLILNLDTPLIVVGPPDARPLDAATRDQHEVVSA from the coding sequence ATGAATGCACAGCTCGTCGTCGGATGGGACGGGTCCGCTTCGGCGCGACGCGCACTCGAGTGGGCACTGGCGCAGAAGGCCGAGTCGATCCTCCTCGTCGCGGTCGTCGACGGTCTCGACCGGTACAGCGGCAACGATCTCAGCGCCGATCCGCGCGCGGGCGGAGCCGTCTCGGTCGAGACCGCGGCCGCCGACGCGGAGCGAGCGAACCCCGGCGCCGTGGTGCACTCCCGAGTGCTGATCGGTCATCCGGTCGAGCAGCTCGCCCGCCTCTCCGGCCCCGGCACCCTGCTCGTCGTCGGCGACCGCCGACGCACTCTCCTCCCACTCCGCGGCGGCTGGAGCATCGGCGCCCGACTCGCCGGGAGAGCCGCCGGCCCCGTCGCGATCATCACCGAGGACACGGCGGGCGACGGATCCGGGGTGCTCGTCGGGATCGACGACTCCGACGACGCCCGCGCCGCGCTCGCGTTCGCCGCCTCCTGGGCGGCGCGCACGCAGCAGACGCTGCACGTCCTGCACGCCTGGCGCACGCCGTTCCTCTGGAACGACGGCGTCCCGCCCGAGACGCTCCTCGGGGACATCACGGCTCAGCACGCCGAGGTCCTCGCGGACGCCGTCGCCGAGGCGCGCCGGCTGCACCCCGGGCTGGTCGTCGAGGGCGTCGAGGTCGACGGGGTCGCGGCCCGATCTCTGCTCGACGCGGCCTCCGGTCGCGCGCTCCTCGTGGTCGGTGACGGAGGCGTCTCCCGTCTCGAGCGGATGCTGATCGGCTCCGTCGGCCACGACGTCCTCGTGAACCTGGCCGTTCCCACCGTCATCGTCGGCCGGCGCAGCCCCGCTCCGAAGCCGAAGCCGAAGCCGAAGCCGATCGTCGAAGCGCCCGCCCGGCGTCAGGCACCGACCCGCACCGTCGTCGCCTGGGGCGGTGACGCCCCCTCCCGATCCGCGGTCGAGTGGGCTCTGATCCGTGAGACGTCCGGGAGCGTCGAGGTGGTCATGATCGCCGACGAGTCCGCGAGCGTCCCCGATTCGATCGCCGCCGCCGAGGCGGTCGCGCTGGACGATCGGGAGCTCTCGCGGATGCTCGAGCAGGTCAGCGCCGCCGCTCCCGATGTCGCCCTGCACGGCCGGGTCGTCCGCGGCTTCGTTCTGCACACCCTTGCCGCGCTGACACGACCCGACACCCTCCTGGTCGTGGGGACGGAGGATCGCGAGGGCCCGCGGTTGCGATTCGGGCTCTCGGTCGGCGCTCATCTGCCCGCGCTGGCTCACGGGCCGTTCGCGATCGTGCCGCAGACCCTGGACCCGGCGCTGACCGGCGTCGCGGTCGGCGTCGACGGCTCGGCGGCGTCGAACGCGGCGATCGTCGTCGCCGCGGCAGAGGCGGCGCGACGCGGGCAGACGCTGCACCTGGTGCACGCGTGGACCGAGCCTGCCCTCTACGACAGCACCTTCCTCCTCGACGGCGAGTTCATCCGCTCGCTCGAGGCCGACCACCGCTCGATCCTCGACGCTGCGGAGCGAGTCGCTCGGGCGAGCGGTTTCGACGTGCGCATCGAGACGCACCTGGTCGGGGGCGATCCGGCGCACGCCCTCGCCCATCTGTCGCCGAAGGCGGCGACGATCGTCATCGGCACCCGCGGACTCTCGGGCTGGCGCCGACTGGTGCTCGGTTCCGTGAGCCGCGATCTGATCCTCAACCTCGACACGCCCCTCATCGTGGTCGGCCCCCCGGATGCGCGACCTCTCGATGCCGCCACGCGCGATCAGCACGAGGTGGTCTCCGCATGA
- a CDS encoding DUF1003 domain-containing protein: protein MTSPHRTPLPFTWHQKHSRSLTFGERAADVLRNSMGSWRFVFGFVAFMLVWAIVNSFAAGWDEYPFILLNLFLSMLAGLQGAILLIAAKRQDGIAAALSQHDFETDVTARADIEVLLEINREQALLLEEMRGILRRLDERALPAVL, encoded by the coding sequence ATGACGAGCCCGCATCGCACGCCCCTCCCCTTCACCTGGCACCAGAAGCACAGTCGGTCGCTGACCTTCGGCGAACGGGCGGCGGATGTGCTGCGCAACTCGATGGGCAGCTGGCGGTTCGTCTTCGGCTTCGTCGCGTTCATGCTCGTGTGGGCGATCGTGAACTCGTTCGCGGCGGGGTGGGACGAGTACCCGTTCATCCTCCTGAACCTGTTCCTGAGCATGCTCGCGGGCCTGCAGGGGGCGATCCTGCTGATCGCGGCGAAGCGTCAGGACGGCATCGCCGCGGCGCTCTCCCAGCACGATTTCGAGACCGACGTGACTGCGAGAGCCGACATCGAGGTGCTGCTCGAGATCAACCGCGAGCAGGCGCTGCTGCTGGAGGAGATGCGGGGGATCCTGCGTCGCCTCGACGAGCGGGCGCTCCCGGCGGTGCTGTGA
- a CDS encoding universal stress protein, with product MTTLVAWAGTTAALTALDWAISREYLLDRHVILCHVTAPSEKRPTPHSALVDLAATLQRDRTGIRFTAELLHGDPAEQLERRCQDGTVLVVGTDARNEHPRRFERSLGMVLTRRGTIAVVIVPIDSSHGAPGIVIGYNGSAAAVAALAFAADEADRRSEPLRIVQSWRLRPIEEDAADCPAHRIEEKIDSLRLDIAQVVASVRTEHPALAVDLRFAHGETVQSLLAAAGGTSLLVLGSDDPSRTSTRESIDHAVVMRMHTALAVIPAGFAELVARGDASPEATRSRRAPLP from the coding sequence ATGACAACACTCGTCGCCTGGGCCGGCACCACCGCCGCCCTCACCGCACTCGACTGGGCGATCTCGCGCGAATACCTGCTCGATCGCCATGTCATCCTCTGCCACGTCACCGCCCCCTCCGAGAAGCGCCCGACCCCTCACTCGGCACTCGTCGACCTCGCCGCAACCCTGCAGCGCGACCGTACGGGGATCCGCTTCACAGCCGAGCTCCTGCACGGCGACCCCGCCGAGCAACTCGAGCGCCGTTGCCAGGACGGCACCGTCCTCGTCGTCGGTACCGACGCGCGCAACGAGCACCCTCGCCGCTTCGAGCGCTCGCTCGGAATGGTGCTGACGCGACGCGGGACGATCGCCGTCGTCATCGTGCCGATCGACTCCAGCCACGGCGCCCCGGGAATCGTCATCGGGTACAACGGGTCCGCCGCCGCAGTGGCCGCACTGGCCTTCGCCGCTGACGAAGCCGACCGTCGGTCCGAGCCCCTCCGCATCGTGCAGAGCTGGCGTTTGCGCCCGATCGAGGAGGACGCGGCCGACTGCCCCGCCCATCGCATCGAGGAGAAGATCGACAGCCTCCGTCTCGACATCGCGCAGGTCGTCGCGTCTGTGCGCACAGAGCACCCCGCACTCGCCGTAGACCTCCGGTTCGCGCACGGCGAGACCGTCCAGAGCCTCCTCGCTGCGGCCGGCGGCACCAGCCTCCTCGTCCTCGGCTCCGACGACCCCTCCCGCACCAGCACCCGCGAGAGCATCGATCACGCTGTGGTGATGCGGATGCACACCGCACTCGCCGTCATCCCCGCCGGCTTCGCCGAGCTCGTCGCTCGCGGCGACGCGTCACCCGAAGCGACTCGCTCGCGGCGAGCGCCTCTGCCGTGA
- a CDS encoding M18 family aminopeptidase produces MIDRDAHLADFADFLTASPSSFHAAAETARRLGDAGFIGLDETQAWPDAPGRYFVVRDGAVIAWHVPDAATAVTPFRILGAHTDSPGFTLKPNPTIGSEGWLQAGVEIYGGPLLNSWLDRELELAGRVVTRDGRELLVRTGPLLRIPQLAIHLDREQNDGLTLDRQKHTVPVFGLGDASEVDLLDLLAAEAGLADASDIAGYDLVTADTQEPRRFGLDGTLFAAGRMDDLSSVHAGLVALLAASATAAPPARITVLAAFDHEELGSASRSGASGPFLEDVLTRIGAALGAGVDERVRAIAASWCLSADAGHSVHPNRAEKHDPVNRPVAGRGPLLKINASQRYATDARGTALWSRLCAEAGVEYQEFVSNNSVPCGSTIGPLTATRLGISTLDVGVPLLSMHSARELAHVDDLVALTRAVEAFFTSEE; encoded by the coding sequence ATGATCGATCGTGACGCCCACCTCGCCGATTTCGCCGACTTCCTGACCGCGTCCCCCTCCTCCTTCCACGCCGCGGCCGAGACCGCCCGCCGCCTGGGCGACGCCGGCTTCATCGGCCTCGACGAGACGCAGGCGTGGCCCGACGCCCCCGGACGCTACTTCGTCGTCCGCGACGGCGCGGTCATCGCCTGGCACGTCCCCGACGCGGCGACCGCCGTCACGCCGTTCCGCATCCTCGGCGCGCACACCGACTCCCCCGGCTTCACGCTCAAGCCGAACCCCACGATCGGCTCCGAGGGCTGGCTGCAGGCCGGCGTCGAGATCTACGGCGGACCGCTGCTCAACTCCTGGCTCGACCGCGAGCTCGAGCTCGCCGGCCGTGTCGTGACCCGCGACGGGAGGGAGCTGCTGGTCCGCACGGGTCCGCTCCTGCGCATCCCGCAGCTCGCCATCCACCTCGACCGCGAGCAGAACGACGGACTCACCCTCGACCGGCAGAAGCACACCGTCCCCGTGTTCGGCCTCGGCGACGCGTCCGAGGTCGACCTGCTCGACCTCCTCGCCGCAGAGGCGGGACTCGCCGACGCGTCCGACATCGCCGGCTACGACCTGGTGACCGCCGACACGCAGGAGCCGCGCCGCTTCGGCCTCGACGGCACGCTCTTCGCGGCGGGGCGGATGGACGACCTCAGCTCGGTCCACGCCGGTCTCGTCGCCCTGCTCGCGGCGAGCGCCACCGCCGCACCGCCCGCTCGGATCACCGTCCTCGCCGCCTTCGACCACGAGGAGCTCGGCTCCGCGAGCCGCTCCGGAGCGAGCGGCCCGTTCCTCGAGGACGTGCTGACCCGCATCGGAGCCGCCCTCGGCGCCGGTGTCGACGAGCGCGTGCGGGCGATCGCCGCCTCCTGGTGCCTGTCGGCCGACGCCGGTCACTCCGTGCACCCCAACCGCGCCGAGAAGCACGACCCGGTGAACCGCCCCGTCGCCGGCCGCGGCCCGCTGCTCAAGATCAACGCGTCGCAGCGCTACGCGACGGATGCGCGCGGAACGGCGCTCTGGTCCCGCCTCTGCGCGGAGGCCGGAGTCGAGTACCAGGAGTTCGTCTCGAACAACTCCGTCCCGTGCGGCTCGACCATCGGCCCCCTCACCGCGACGCGCCTCGGCATCTCGACCCTCGACGTGGGCGTTCCGCTGCTCTCGATGCACTCCGCCCGCGAGCTCGCGCACGTCGACGACCTCGTCGCGCTCACCCGCGCCGTCGAGGCCTTCTTCACCTCGGAGGAGTGA
- a CDS encoding RBBP9/YdeN family alpha/beta hydrolase, whose translation MSSHLLIVHGYRASVRAHWFPWLEREAESLGATVTRVVLPDAMAPDAAAWRSSVAEALGAARGPGRLVVVAHSLGCVTALRAIAATGTRVDAAVLVSGFVEPLPALPALDAFLGEDPGAVIAEAGPHLGAVHVVRSDDDPFVPATATDALASALGAPVDVVPGGRHFLASEGFTELPVVGRLVRSLL comes from the coding sequence ATGTCCTCGCACCTGCTCATCGTCCACGGCTACCGCGCCTCGGTCCGCGCCCACTGGTTCCCGTGGCTCGAGCGCGAGGCCGAGTCGCTCGGCGCGACGGTGACGCGCGTCGTCCTGCCCGACGCGATGGCTCCGGATGCGGCCGCCTGGCGCTCAAGCGTCGCGGAGGCACTGGGAGCCGCCCGCGGGCCGGGCCGCCTGGTCGTGGTCGCGCACAGCCTCGGCTGCGTGACCGCCCTGCGCGCCATCGCCGCCACCGGGACTCGCGTCGACGCCGCGGTACTGGTGTCGGGCTTCGTCGAGCCTCTGCCCGCCCTGCCCGCACTGGACGCGTTCCTCGGTGAGGACCCCGGAGCCGTGATCGCCGAGGCGGGCCCGCATCTCGGCGCCGTGCACGTCGTCCGCTCCGACGACGACCCGTTCGTCCCGGCCACCGCGACGGACGCCCTGGCGTCGGCACTCGGCGCCCCGGTCGACGTCGTCCCCGGCGGCCGCCACTTCCTCGCGTCCGAGGGCTTCACCGAGCTGCCGGTCGTCGGCCGCCTCGTGCGCTCCCTCCTCTGA
- a CDS encoding LLM class flavin-dependent oxidoreductase, with the protein MRHGIVILPQETWTTARRKWQSAEGLGFDHAWTYDHLSWRSLADQVWHATIPTLTAAALVTETIRLGTFVASPNFRHPVPFAKDVATVDDIAGGRFVLGVGSGGTGFDASVLGQPAYAARQRHERYVEFVTALDVLLRHEEPGSGGIDIEGDWFTARGARMVGEPAQRPRVPFVLAANGPKGLALVAERGQGWVTTGPESTTSEEWWSAVAALSGRLDDALDAAGRDPRSIERHLSLDSGPHYSLSSVDLFEEMAGRAGELGFTDVISHWPRADGLYAGDDEVLYEVAARF; encoded by the coding sequence ATGCGCCACGGCATCGTCATCCTCCCGCAGGAGACCTGGACCACCGCCCGCCGCAAGTGGCAGTCGGCGGAGGGGCTCGGCTTCGATCACGCCTGGACCTACGACCACCTGTCGTGGCGCTCGCTCGCCGACCAGGTGTGGCACGCGACGATCCCCACGCTCACCGCGGCGGCGCTCGTCACCGAGACGATCCGGCTCGGCACCTTCGTCGCGTCGCCGAACTTCCGGCATCCGGTGCCGTTCGCGAAGGACGTCGCGACGGTCGACGACATCGCCGGCGGGCGCTTCGTGCTGGGCGTGGGCTCGGGAGGGACGGGCTTCGACGCGTCGGTGCTCGGGCAGCCCGCTTACGCGGCCCGGCAGCGGCACGAGCGCTACGTGGAGTTCGTGACGGCGCTGGACGTGCTGCTCCGGCACGAGGAGCCGGGCTCGGGCGGGATCGACATCGAGGGCGACTGGTTCACGGCCCGCGGGGCCCGGATGGTCGGCGAGCCGGCGCAGCGTCCGCGCGTGCCCTTCGTGCTCGCGGCCAACGGCCCGAAGGGTCTCGCGCTCGTCGCGGAGCGCGGGCAGGGCTGGGTGACCACCGGGCCCGAGAGCACGACGAGCGAGGAGTGGTGGTCGGCGGTGGCCGCGCTGAGCGGGCGGCTCGACGACGCGCTGGACGCGGCGGGGCGCGATCCGCGGTCGATCGAGCGGCACCTGTCACTCGACTCCGGGCCGCACTACTCGCTGTCGAGCGTCGACCTCTTCGAGGAGATGGCCGGGCGGGCGGGGGAGCTCGGATTCACGGACGTGATCTCGCACTGGCCCCGGGCCGACGGGCTGTACGCGGGCGACGACGAGGTGCTGTACGAGGTGGCGGCGCGGTTCTGA
- a CDS encoding GNAT family N-acetyltransferase codes for MAADWSLRAATADDAEWIAELRAVVMRPDLERLDRYDEHRVRHRFLDGFVPERTRVIVVDGVDVGCIASRVEDDAVWIEHFYLATSAQGRGTGSAVLRHVMTEEARAGLPFRIDVLKLSPARRLYERHGFRWERAEEWDDILATQAGA; via the coding sequence GTGGCCGCTGACTGGAGTCTGCGGGCGGCGACCGCCGACGACGCGGAGTGGATCGCGGAGCTCCGCGCCGTCGTGATGCGGCCCGACCTCGAGCGGCTCGACCGCTACGACGAGCACCGCGTGCGGCACCGGTTCCTCGACGGATTCGTGCCCGAGCGCACCCGGGTGATCGTGGTCGACGGCGTCGACGTCGGCTGCATCGCCTCGCGCGTCGAGGACGACGCGGTCTGGATCGAGCACTTCTACCTCGCGACGTCCGCGCAGGGCCGGGGCACCGGCTCCGCTGTGCTGCGGCACGTGATGACGGAGGAGGCCCGGGCGGGGCTGCCGTTCCGGATCGACGTGCTGAAGCTCAGCCCCGCCCGGCGGCTCTACGAGCGCCACGGCTTCCGCTGGGAGCGCGCGGAGGAGTGGGACGACATCCTGGCGACGCAGGCGGGGGCCTGA
- a CDS encoding LysR family transcriptional regulator substrate-binding protein — protein MSDEPDTPQQDADVVGTERLDEAAVEGDETDAAEADAAETDTAATDAADADEPAGPVFSVALAPGVTPTKWTRIWGDRRADLPLRVLALDEDETPRALLDGRAQVAFVRGDVDSSLLSAIHLYDEQPVVVLGREHAFADAESVDVADLADEHLLQEPSAVPEWAAVAVEIADGSRRPLPRMSGLDDAVEQVAAGVGVLIVPQAVARVHSRKDVRAVPVSGVAPTAVRLAWVTEEKTDDVEDFIGVVRGRSSNTTRGTAATPKVESRAKAAKAKAREAREKAEKAGGGKKKPARPGPAKAVVRRTRKPRGR, from the coding sequence ATGAGCGACGAGCCGGACACCCCGCAGCAGGACGCCGACGTCGTCGGGACGGAGCGCCTGGACGAGGCTGCGGTCGAGGGGGACGAGACGGACGCTGCTGAGGCGGACGCCGCTGAGACCGACACGGCTGCGACGGACGCTGCGGACGCGGACGAGCCGGCCGGCCCGGTCTTCTCGGTCGCCCTCGCGCCCGGGGTCACCCCGACGAAGTGGACGCGCATCTGGGGCGACCGCCGCGCGGACCTGCCGCTTCGCGTGCTGGCGCTCGACGAGGACGAGACGCCGCGCGCGCTGCTCGACGGCCGCGCGCAGGTGGCGTTCGTCCGCGGCGACGTCGACTCCTCCCTCCTCAGCGCCATCCACCTCTACGACGAGCAGCCGGTCGTGGTGCTCGGCCGCGAGCACGCCTTCGCCGACGCGGAGTCGGTCGACGTCGCCGACCTGGCCGACGAGCACCTGCTGCAGGAGCCGTCGGCGGTGCCGGAGTGGGCGGCCGTCGCGGTGGAGATCGCCGACGGCTCGCGGCGACCGCTGCCGAGGATGTCCGGACTCGACGACGCCGTCGAGCAGGTCGCCGCGGGCGTGGGCGTGCTGATCGTGCCGCAGGCCGTCGCCCGCGTGCACAGCCGCAAGGACGTGCGGGCGGTGCCGGTCTCAGGAGTCGCGCCGACCGCGGTGCGCCTGGCCTGGGTCACGGAGGAGAAGACGGACGACGTCGAGGACTTCATCGGCGTGGTCCGCGGCCGCAGCTCGAACACGACGCGCGGCACGGCCGCGACGCCGAAGGTCGAGTCGCGCGCGAAGGCGGCGAAGGCCAAGGCCCGCGAGGCGCGCGAGAAGGCGGAGAAGGCGGGCGGCGGGAAGAAGAAGCCCGCACGTCCGGGCCCGGCGAAGGCCGTCGTGCGGCGCACGCGGAAGCCCCGTGGCCGCTGA
- a CDS encoding DUF5997 family protein, translating into MAKATQTMKAATAAKKLQIFLPATPEEFQESAITREQYDELVANPPAWLVELRENGPHPRPVIASRLNVSISGLARGGLTEALTTDEIQALLDEVPEWLRVEQNRYAEVRREQARLKSERAAKAAE; encoded by the coding sequence ATGGCCAAGGCGACACAGACGATGAAGGCTGCGACCGCGGCGAAGAAGCTCCAGATCTTCCTGCCCGCGACTCCGGAGGAGTTCCAGGAGTCGGCGATCACGCGCGAGCAGTACGACGAGCTCGTCGCGAACCCGCCCGCGTGGCTCGTGGAGCTGCGCGAGAACGGCCCGCACCCCCGTCCCGTCATCGCCTCGCGGCTGAACGTCTCGATCTCGGGGCTCGCCCGCGGCGGCCTCACCGAGGCGCTCACGACCGACGAGATCCAGGCCCTCCTCGACGAGGTGCCCGAGTGGCTCCGCGTCGAGCAGAACCGCTACGCCGAGGTGCGCCGCGAGCAGGCCCGCCTGAAGTCCGAGCGCGCCGCCAAGGCCGCCGAGTAG